Part of the Dehalobacter sp. genome is shown below.
ACAGGTGCTTTCTTTGCTGCAGCCTTACTATCTGCCGGTTCTGTCTCAATTAAGGGATAGGGATGATCTTCGATTACAGGTATCGACTTGGCTATGAGTTTTTGAATATCTTTCAGATACGGCTTTTCTTCCGTATCACAAAACGAAAGCGCAACTCCTCCGAGTCCGGCTCTTCCGGTACGTCCAATCCGGTGGACGTATGTTTCCGGGATAT
Proteins encoded:
- a CDS encoding DEAD/DEAH box helicase, which produces IPETYVHRIGRTGRAGLGGVALSFCDTEEKPYLKDIQKLIAKSIPVIEDHPYPLIETEPADSKAAAKKAPVGKPGPVGYFRRNKRR